A single region of the Hoeflea prorocentri genome encodes:
- the gor gene encoding glutathione-disulfide reductase encodes MTDFDYDFFVIGGGSGGVRAARLAAGLGKKVGIAEEYRYGGTCVIRGCVPKKLFVYASHFSEAFEDAAGFGWRVGETHFDWQTLIANKDREIARLEGLYRKGLSNAGAEIFDSRAELVDAHRVRILSTNRIVTADKILIAVGGRVNGADGLEGQELTISSNEAFHLETLPRSILIAGGGYIAVEFANIFHGMGVETTLIYRGTEILKNFDMDLRRTLHRTMEEKGIRILCEEVISKIVRSADQRLDVTTSGAKNLKIDQVMLAIGRIPNTDGLGLEAAGVETDSHGAVVVDEYMRTNVDNIFAVGDVTNRIQLTPVAIHEAMCLVETAFKDNPTSPDHDMVATAVFSQPEIGTVGLSEDAAMKQFDELEIYSATFRPMKHTLSGRQEKMITKLVVNAADRRVVGAHILGPDAGEMAQLLAVALKAGCTKDDFDRTMAVHPTAAEELVTMYQPTYRIKNGERLD; translated from the coding sequence ATGACTGATTTTGATTATGACTTCTTTGTCATCGGCGGCGGGTCCGGGGGTGTGCGAGCAGCCCGACTGGCAGCAGGTCTCGGCAAGAAGGTCGGCATAGCCGAGGAATACCGCTATGGCGGAACCTGTGTTATCCGCGGCTGCGTGCCCAAAAAACTGTTTGTCTATGCGTCACACTTTTCGGAGGCCTTCGAGGACGCCGCTGGCTTTGGCTGGCGGGTCGGGGAGACGCATTTCGACTGGCAAACCCTGATTGCCAACAAGGATCGCGAGATTGCCCGGCTGGAGGGGCTCTACCGCAAGGGGCTGAGCAATGCGGGGGCCGAGATATTCGATAGCCGGGCGGAGCTGGTGGATGCCCATCGGGTGCGCATCCTGAGCACCAACCGGATCGTGACGGCCGACAAGATCCTGATCGCCGTTGGCGGTCGTGTGAACGGCGCGGACGGGCTGGAAGGCCAGGAACTGACAATCAGTTCGAATGAAGCGTTTCATCTGGAGACCCTGCCCAGGTCGATCCTGATCGCGGGCGGCGGTTATATCGCGGTTGAATTTGCGAATATTTTCCACGGCATGGGGGTGGAAACGACCCTGATCTACCGCGGGACCGAAATCCTGAAGAATTTCGACATGGATCTGCGGCGCACACTCCATCGCACCATGGAGGAGAAGGGCATCCGTATCCTGTGCGAGGAAGTGATCTCGAAGATCGTGCGCTCGGCCGATCAGCGGCTGGACGTCACCACATCCGGGGCCAAGAACCTGAAGATCGACCAGGTCATGCTGGCGATTGGCCGTATTCCAAACACGGATGGGCTTGGCCTTGAAGCTGCCGGTGTCGAGACGGATAGTCATGGCGCCGTGGTAGTCGACGAGTATATGCGCACGAATGTGGACAACATATTTGCCGTTGGCGATGTCACCAATCGTATCCAGTTGACGCCGGTCGCCATTCACGAGGCCATGTGTCTCGTTGAGACAGCGTTCAAGGATAACCCGACCAGCCCGGACCACGATATGGTGGCGACGGCGGTCTTCTCACAGCCCGAGATCGGCACGGTTGGTCTGTCGGAAGACGCGGCGATGAAGCAGTTTGACGAACTGGAGATTTACAGCGCCACCTTCCGGCCGATGAAGCACACTCTGTCGGGACGGCAGGAAAAAATGATCACCAAGCTTGTGGTCAACGCTGCCGACAGGCGGGTGGTCGGCGCGCATATCCTTGGACCCGATGCCGGGGAAATGGCACAGTTGCTGGCGGTTGCGCTGAAAGCGGGCTGCACCAAGGATGATTTTGATCGGACCATGGCGGTTCATCCAACCGCCGCTGAAGAGCTGGTGACAATGTACCAGCCGACCTATCGCATCAAGAATGGCGAAAGGCTGGACTAG
- a CDS encoding DUF2059 domain-containing protein → MTKMSMARGIRHCALTLATVSAIGLSVPALAQEPSAEHIAAARGAINAISATDQFDAILPNAAQNLKTSLIQTAPNLQEVISVTVDETAIEMAGRRADLEREAALIYAKNFTLEELQAIDAFYNSEAGKKLLQVGPIVTRELLQAAEVWSNGIARDLSQATDEALRARLGETPVTQEGDGGDTQ, encoded by the coding sequence ATGACAAAGATGAGCATGGCCAGGGGCATTCGCCATTGCGCGCTGACGCTCGCCACAGTCTCGGCCATCGGACTGAGCGTGCCCGCGCTGGCACAGGAGCCGTCGGCCGAGCACATCGCTGCGGCCCGCGGGGCAATCAATGCCATCAGCGCAACCGACCAGTTCGATGCGATTCTGCCCAATGCGGCGCAGAACCTTAAAACATCGCTGATCCAGACAGCGCCGAACCTGCAGGAAGTGATTTCCGTCACGGTGGATGAAACGGCCATCGAGATGGCTGGAAGGCGTGCCGATCTCGAGCGGGAGGCTGCGCTGATCTATGCAAAGAACTTCACATTGGAAGAACTTCAGGCAATAGACGCCTTCTATAACAGCGAAGCAGGAAAGAAGCTTCTGCAGGTTGGCCCGATCGTGACCCGCGAACTGCTGCAGGCGGCCGAGGTCTGGTCAAACGGAATCGCACGCGATCTTTCGCAGGCAACCGACGAAGCCCTGCGTGCGCGCCTGGGCGAAACGCCGGTGACCCAGGAAGGCGATGGTGGGGATACCCAGTAG
- a CDS encoding GFA family protein — MAKAYKGSCLCGGVHFTAEGPLRGVVACHCKQCRKQSGHYFAATNVADERLSITGFQNLAWYHASDDAKRGFCKVCGSTLFWKHKDDPFTSVLAGCLDGDTGLSLEKHIFCADKGDYYEIADGLPQFPQGG, encoded by the coding sequence ATGGCAAAAGCATATAAGGGGTCGTGTCTGTGCGGCGGTGTCCATTTCACCGCAGAAGGACCGTTGAGGGGCGTTGTGGCCTGCCACTGCAAGCAATGCAGAAAGCAATCGGGACACTATTTTGCGGCCACCAATGTTGCCGATGAGCGGCTCTCGATCACCGGCTTTCAAAATCTTGCCTGGTATCACGCATCGGATGATGCCAAACGCGGATTTTGCAAGGTTTGCGGCTCAACGCTTTTCTGGAAACACAAGGACGATCCTTTCACCTCTGTGCTTGCGGGCTGTCTGGATGGTGACACGGGTCTTTCGCTTGAGAAGCATATTTTTTGTGCCGACAAGGGCGATTACTACGAGATCGCCGATGGTTTGCCGCAGTTTCCGCAGGGTGGCTAA
- a CDS encoding HAD family hydrolase: MSQPLVIFDLDGTLLHTAPDLLDSLNHTISSMELAPVTFDDITYLVGSGARVMIDKALQLRNNPVSAEEFEALFALFLTHYSASMPGRSEPYPGVLDAMARLEDAGYALAVCTNKTEIMAHRLLELTGLMPRFKAVTGGDTFAVRKPDAGHIHGTIDMAGAHPSLAVMIGDSVNDVQAAANAGIPSIGIPFGYSDTAMENLGPDEIIGHYNELTPELVGRLLERV; the protein is encoded by the coding sequence ATGTCCCAACCCCTTGTCATTTTTGATCTCGACGGAACGCTCCTCCACACGGCTCCCGACCTTCTCGACAGCCTCAATCACACCATATCCAGCATGGAGTTGGCGCCGGTAACCTTTGACGACATAACCTACCTGGTCGGCAGCGGGGCTCGTGTGATGATCGACAAGGCACTGCAATTGCGCAACAATCCGGTTTCAGCGGAAGAATTCGAAGCGCTCTTTGCTCTGTTCCTCACGCACTACAGCGCCTCCATGCCCGGCCGGTCCGAGCCGTACCCCGGTGTGCTTGACGCCATGGCCCGGCTGGAGGATGCCGGCTACGCCCTTGCGGTATGCACCAACAAGACGGAGATCATGGCGCACCGGCTGCTGGAACTGACGGGCCTGATGCCGCGCTTCAAGGCGGTGACAGGTGGTGACACATTCGCTGTCAGGAAGCCGGACGCAGGGCATATCCATGGAACGATCGACATGGCCGGCGCCCATCCGTCCCTTGCCGTCATGATCGGCGATTCAGTCAATGACGTTCAGGCAGCGGCGAATGCCGGGATTCCTTCGATAGGCATACCGTTCGGGTATTCCGACACGGCAATGGAAAATCTCGGCCCCGACGAAATTATCGGACACTATAACGAGTTGACGCCCGAACTTGTCGGGCGTCTTCTTGAAAGGGTCTGA
- a CDS encoding alpha/beta hydrolase family protein, translated as MKIRTSDGYALAGTLHSDDANHGPLVLISSATGAPRGFYAAFARELVACGCRAVLTYDYRGMPDSPRPKGFKGRINMRDWAHKDMPAAMERLDQVSPGHPMVGVGQSFGGQALGICGTPQRFERYCMVASLSGYWRNTDTPWQNLFFMHVFGLPMTSVIGRTARWMGLGEPIPASVFRDWAKWCFHHEYFFDDPEVGARDGYATVRMPILSVGMTDDPWGTPKAIHGLIKHYVNADISERWLSPTNAGGQPIGHLGFFRSRFRDTLWPGVIDWLIEGPQIKR; from the coding sequence TTGAAAATCAGGACATCGGACGGATATGCACTGGCCGGTACGCTCCACAGCGATGACGCCAATCACGGGCCGCTTGTTCTGATTTCATCCGCCACAGGGGCGCCCCGCGGGTTCTATGCCGCATTTGCCCGTGAACTGGTCGCTTGCGGCTGCAGGGCTGTTTTGACCTACGACTATCGCGGCATGCCGGATTCGCCGCGTCCCAAGGGTTTCAAGGGTCGGATCAACATGCGTGATTGGGCGCACAAGGACATGCCGGCCGCCATGGAAAGGCTCGATCAGGTCTCGCCTGGCCACCCCATGGTCGGCGTCGGTCAGTCCTTTGGCGGACAGGCGCTCGGCATTTGCGGCACACCGCAGCGATTTGAACGCTATTGCATGGTCGCCAGCCTGTCCGGCTACTGGCGCAACACCGATACGCCCTGGCAGAATCTTTTCTTCATGCACGTCTTCGGTCTGCCAATGACAAGTGTGATCGGTCGAACGGCGCGCTGGATGGGCCTGGGCGAACCGATACCGGCATCCGTCTTCCGCGACTGGGCGAAATGGTGTTTTCATCACGAATATTTTTTTGACGACCCCGAGGTCGGTGCCCGTGACGGTTATGCCACCGTGCGCATGCCGATCCTGTCGGTCGGCATGACGGACGACCCGTGGGGAACGCCAAAGGCAATTCATGGCTTGATTAAGCACTACGTCAATGCCGACATATCCGAGCGCTGGCTTTCGCCAACGAACGCCGGCGGACAACCTATTGGCCATCTGGGATTTTTCCGCTCGCGCTTCCGCGACACGCTCTGGCCCGGTGTCATCGACTGGCTGATCGAAGGACCACAAATCAAGCGCTGA
- a CDS encoding gamma-glutamylcyclotransferase family protein: MDGSRQGDGHNGPSNLIAYFGYGSLVNRATLRTDYVAAQPVRLMGWRRCWRPRHAQDPIDSGHVTSLLSARQVEGSVIDGLLIYDRLDNLPSVDEREMTYDRVAVPIERLDMAGGELPDCPVYVYEAQTNTADHDPHHPILQSYLDAVLQGFLREFGRQGVHDFLETTDGFERHVHADRQDPVYPRAVRLIEEERSFIDGILEERGIRFLDPPRREP, from the coding sequence ATGGATGGATCGCGACAAGGTGATGGCCATAACGGGCCAAGCAACCTGATTGCCTATTTCGGCTACGGTTCCCTTGTGAACCGGGCAACGCTGCGTACCGATTATGTCGCAGCGCAGCCGGTCCGGCTCATGGGCTGGCGCCGGTGCTGGAGACCGCGCCATGCGCAAGATCCGATAGACAGTGGACATGTGACGTCATTGCTCAGCGCCCGGCAGGTGGAAGGGAGCGTCATCGACGGGCTGCTGATCTACGACCGGCTGGACAATTTGCCGTCTGTCGATGAGAGGGAAATGACTTATGACCGGGTCGCGGTTCCCATCGAACGGCTGGATATGGCAGGTGGTGAACTGCCAGATTGTCCGGTCTATGTTTATGAGGCGCAGACCAATACCGCGGACCACGACCCGCATCACCCGATCCTGCAATCATACCTTGATGCTGTGCTTCAGGGGTTCCTGCGTGAATTCGGCAGGCAGGGCGTTCACGATTTCCTGGAAACAACGGATGGCTTCGAACGTCATGTTCACGCTGACCGCCAGGACCCTGTCTATCCTCGTGCCGTGCGCCTTATCGAGGAAGAAAGGTCCTTTATAGACGGGATTCTTGAAGAACGGGGCATCCGCTTCCTCGATCCGCCGAGACGTGAGCCTTGA
- a CDS encoding class II 3-deoxy-7-phosphoheptulonate synthase has product MAQNWTPDSWRNKPIRQVPDYPDQQALERTEERLASYPPLVFAGEARQLRDRLAEVAEGRGFLLQGGDCAESFAEHGADNIRDFFRVFLQMAVVLTFGAQQPVIKVGRIAGQFAKPRSSNSETKDGIELPSYRGDIINGIEFDEASRIPDPQRQVMAYRQSAATLNLLRAFAQGGYANLENVHQWMLGFIKDSPQAERYRKLADRISETMDFMRAVGISAENHARLRETEFFTSHEALLLGYEQALTRTDSTSGEWYGTSGHMIWIGDRTRQPDHAHVEYCRGIKNPLGLKCGPSLEPDELLGLIDLLNPDNDAGRLTLIARFGHDKVADHLPKLIRAVEREGKKVVWSCDPMHGNTITLNSYKTRPFERVLSEVESFFQIHRAEGTHPGGIHVEMTGKNVTECTGGARTVTADDLSDRYHTHCDPRLNADQALELAFLVAELLKGGRDEETRIAATA; this is encoded by the coding sequence ATGGCACAGAATTGGACACCGGACAGTTGGCGCAACAAACCTATACGCCAGGTTCCGGATTATCCGGATCAGCAGGCGTTGGAACGCACAGAAGAACGTCTCGCATCTTATCCGCCTCTGGTATTTGCCGGTGAGGCCAGGCAGTTGCGCGACCGTCTTGCCGAGGTCGCCGAGGGCAGGGGCTTTTTGCTTCAAGGCGGTGATTGTGCCGAGAGTTTCGCCGAGCACGGCGCCGACAATATCCGCGACTTTTTCCGCGTCTTCCTGCAGATGGCCGTTGTCCTGACGTTCGGGGCGCAACAGCCGGTGATCAAGGTTGGACGCATTGCCGGCCAGTTCGCCAAACCGCGTTCTTCCAATTCCGAAACGAAGGACGGGATTGAACTGCCGAGCTATCGCGGCGACATTATCAACGGGATCGAGTTTGACGAGGCATCGCGCATTCCCGATCCTCAGCGGCAGGTGATGGCCTATCGCCAGTCGGCAGCCACACTGAACCTTTTGAGGGCATTTGCCCAGGGCGGTTATGCCAATCTGGAAAACGTGCATCAGTGGATGCTGGGTTTCATCAAGGACAGCCCGCAGGCTGAACGTTACCGCAAGCTGGCCGATCGCATTTCCGAAACAATGGACTTCATGCGCGCCGTCGGTATTTCGGCCGAAAACCATGCACGGCTTCGTGAGACGGAGTTTTTCACCAGCCACGAGGCGCTGCTCCTGGGCTATGAGCAGGCTTTGACGAGAACAGATTCAACATCCGGCGAATGGTACGGCACGTCTGGTCATATGATCTGGATCGGTGACCGGACGCGCCAGCCTGATCATGCACATGTTGAATATTGCCGGGGCATCAAGAACCCGCTTGGTCTCAAATGCGGCCCGTCGCTGGAACCCGATGAGCTTCTGGGACTGATCGACTTGCTCAATCCGGACAATGACGCCGGCCGTCTGACCCTGATTGCCCGGTTCGGACACGACAAGGTAGCCGATCACCTGCCGAAGTTGATCCGCGCGGTCGAACGTGAAGGCAAGAAGGTTGTCTGGTCCTGCGATCCGATGCATGGCAACACGATCACGCTCAACAGTTACAAAACACGGCCATTTGAGCGTGTCCTGTCCGAGGTGGAAAGCTTCTTCCAGATTCACCGTGCTGAAGGCACGCATCCTGGTGGCATCCATGTGGAGATGACGGGCAAGAACGTCACCGAGTGTACGGGCGGTGCGCGCACCGTTACCGCGGACGATCTGTCGGACCGGTACCATACCCATTGCGATCCGCGCCTGAACGCCGATCAGGCGCTCGAGCTTGCGTTCCTGGTTGCGGAGCTCCTCAAGGGTGGCCGCGACGAAGAAACACGGATTGCCGCAACGGCCTGA
- the rpiA gene encoding ribose-5-phosphate isomerase RpiA: protein MDARQLKIQAAAVALEQVHSGMRLGIGTGSTAEEFVRLLAEKVEQGFEIRGVPTSERIAGLCVELGVPIFSLDDLPELDLTIDGTDEVDGELRLIKGGGGALLREKVVASASRRMIVIADESKVVDMLGRFALPIEVIPFGLAATRIAVEKLATAAGLSGSIELRMADGIPFETDGGHFILDASFGRIPDAEALSNALNSVPGVVENGLFLGLANAAVIAGASGVRTMENRGNQEL, encoded by the coding sequence ATGGACGCCCGACAACTGAAAATCCAGGCGGCGGCAGTTGCCTTGGAGCAAGTCCATTCTGGAATGCGGCTCGGCATCGGTACAGGATCGACGGCTGAGGAGTTCGTTCGCCTGCTGGCCGAAAAGGTGGAGCAGGGCTTTGAGATCCGGGGCGTGCCGACATCGGAGCGTATCGCCGGATTATGTGTCGAGCTGGGTGTGCCCATTTTCTCACTTGATGACCTGCCGGAACTTGATCTGACCATTGACGGAACCGATGAAGTCGATGGGGAATTGAGACTTATCAAGGGCGGCGGCGGAGCGCTGCTTCGCGAAAAAGTGGTAGCGAGCGCGTCCAGGCGCATGATTGTGATCGCCGACGAAAGTAAGGTGGTCGACATGCTGGGCAGGTTTGCCCTGCCGATAGAGGTCATTCCGTTTGGTCTTGCCGCAACCCGTATCGCAGTTGAAAAACTGGCAACCGCTGCGGGCCTTAGCGGATCGATTGAACTGAGAATGGCGGATGGCATACCTTTTGAAACGGATGGCGGCCATTTCATACTGGATGCATCTTTTGGCCGTATTCCGGATGCAGAAGCGCTTTCAAATGCGCTCAATTCCGTACCGGGAGTCGTCGAGAACGGGCTGTTTCTCGGTCTCGCCAACGCTGCTGTAATCGCCGGGGCATCCGGCGTAAGGACAATGGAAAACAGAGGAAATCAGGAACTATGA
- a CDS encoding DODA-type extradiol aromatic ring-opening family dioxygenase, whose product MSSLPALFISHGSPDIAIADTEARRFMSAFAQTAPRPDAIVVVSAHFEAGGVAVTSDRRPVTIHDFGGFSPELYKIEYAAPGDPDLAGRIACMMHAEGLAAGVVADRGFDHGTWVPLSLMYPDADIPVVQVSVDPHAGPEHHYRIGHALAPLRSENVLVMGSGSMTHNLKEAFAALRCGKRNAETPDWVTQFVNWMDLKIKSGDLEALLDYRSRAPHAMENHPTDEHLMPLYSAIGAAGETWTPQKLHTSHDFGVLSMDAYAFS is encoded by the coding sequence ATGTCATCGCTACCAGCGCTTTTTATCTCCCATGGTTCCCCTGATATCGCCATAGCCGATACTGAGGCGCGGCGTTTCATGAGCGCATTTGCGCAAACCGCACCGCGGCCGGACGCCATAGTCGTTGTCAGCGCCCATTTCGAGGCGGGTGGCGTCGCTGTTACGAGTGACCGTCGGCCGGTCACCATCCACGATTTTGGCGGATTTTCGCCCGAGCTCTACAAAATCGAATATGCCGCCCCCGGCGACCCGGACCTTGCCGGGCGTATCGCCTGCATGATGCATGCGGAAGGCCTGGCGGCAGGCGTTGTCGCGGATCGTGGCTTTGATCACGGCACATGGGTTCCGCTCAGCCTGATGTATCCCGACGCCGATATTCCGGTTGTTCAGGTGTCTGTCGATCCGCATGCGGGACCTGAACATCACTACAGGATCGGTCACGCATTGGCGCCGCTTCGCAGCGAAAATGTGCTTGTGATGGGATCCGGGTCGATGACCCACAATCTGAAAGAGGCCTTTGCGGCATTGCGCTGTGGTAAAAGGAATGCAGAAACGCCTGACTGGGTGACGCAATTTGTCAACTGGATGGATCTGAAGATCAAATCAGGCGATCTTGAAGCACTGCTCGACTATCGTAGCCGTGCGCCCCATGCGATGGAGAACCATCCGACGGATGAACATCTGATGCCGCTCTATAGCGCCATTGGCGCAGCGGGCGAGACATGGACGCCGCAAAAACTGCACACATCACACGATTTCGGTGTTCTTTCGATGGATGCCTACGCCTTCAGCTGA